The following coding sequences lie in one Phaenicophaeus curvirostris isolate KB17595 chromosome 5, BPBGC_Pcur_1.0, whole genome shotgun sequence genomic window:
- the DDB1 gene encoding DNA damage-binding protein 1: protein MSYNYVVTAQKPTAVNACVTGHFTSAEDLNLLIAKNTRLEIYVVTAEGLRPVKEVGMYGKTAVMELFRPKGESKDLLFILTAKYNACILEYKQNGDNIDIITRAHGNVQDRIGRPSETGIIGIIDPECRMIGLRLYDGLFKVIPLDRENKELKAFNIRLEELQVIDVKFLYGCQAPTICFVYQDPQGRHVKTYEVSLREKEFNKGPWKQENVEAEASMVIAVPEPFGGAIIIGQESITYHNGDKYLAIAPPIIKQSTIVCHNRVDPNGSRYLLGDMEGRLFMLLLEKEEQMDGTVTLKDLRVELLGETSIAECLTYLDNGVVFVGSRLGDSQLVKLNVDSNEQGSYVVAMETFTNLGPIVDMCVVDLERQGQGQLVTCSGAFKEGSLRIIRNGIGIHEHASIDLPGIKGLWPLRSDSHRETDNMLVLSFVGQTRVLMLNGEEVEETELTGFVDDQQTFFCGNVAHQQLIQITSASVRLVSQEPKALVSEWKEPNGKNISVASCNSNQVVVAVGRALYYLEIRPQELRQISCTEMEHEVACLDITPLGDTNGMSPLCAIGLWTDISARILKLPSFELLHKEMLGGEIIPRSILMTTFESSHYLLCALGDGALFYFGLSLETGLLSDRKKVTLGTQPTVLRTFRSLSTTNVFACSDRPTVIYSSNHKLVFSNVNLKEVNYMCPLNSDGYPDSLALANNSTLTIGTIDEIQKLHIRTVPLYESPRKICYQEVSQCFGVLSSRIEVQDASGGTTALRPSASTQALSSSVSTSKLFSSSTAPHETSFGEEVEVHNLLIIDQHTFEVLHAHQFLQNEYALSLVSCKLGKDPNTYFIVGTAMVYPEEAEPKQGRIVVFHYSDGKLQSLAEKEVKGAVYSMVEFNGKLLASINSTVRLYEWTAEKELRTECNHYNNIMALYLKTKGDFILVGDLMRSVLLLAYKPMEGNFEEIARDFNPNWMSAVEILDDDNFLGAENAFNLFVCQKDSAATTDEERQHLQEVGLSHLGEFVNVFCHGSLVMQNLGETSTPTQGSVLFGTVNGMIGLVTSLSESWYNLLLDMQNRLNKVIKSVGKIEHSFWRSFHTERKTEPATGFIDGDLIESFLDISRPKMQEVVANLQIDDGSGMKREATVDDLIKIVEELTRIH, encoded by the exons aTGTCCTACAACTACGTCGTGACGGCGCAGAAGCCGACGGCCGTGAACGCCTGCGTCACCG gCCACTTCACCTCAGCGGAAGATTTGAACCTGCTGATTGCCAAGAACACGCGACTGGAGATCTACGTGGTGACAGCCGAGGGCCTTCGGCCCGTCAAGGAGGTGGGGATGTACGGCAAAACCGCCGTCATGGAGCTCTTCCGCCCCAAG GGGGAGAGCAAGGATTTGTTGTTCATCCTGACAGCCAAGTACAACGCCTGCATCCTTGAGTACAAGCAGAACGGGGACAACATTGATATCATAACCCGTGCCCATGGGAACGTGCAG GATCGCATCGGCCGTCCCTCGGAGACGGGAATCATTGGAATCATTGATCCCGAGTGCCGCATGATCGGCCTGCGCCTCTACGATGGCCTCTTCAAGGTCATCCCGTTGGACCGGGAGAACAAGGAATTAAAAGCTTTCAACATCCGCCTGGAAGAGCTCCAGGTCATCGACGTCAAGTTCCTTTATGGCTGCCAGGCTCCCACCATCTGCTTCGTCTACCAG gacccccagggTCGCCACGTCAAGACCTACGAGGTGTCCTTGCGTGAGAAGGAGTTTAACAAAGGGCCTTGGAAACAGGAGAACGTAGAGGCCGAAGCCTCCATGGTCATCGCAG TTCCAGAGCCTTTTGGAGGCGCCATCATCATCGGGCAGGAGTCCATCACCTATCACAATGGAGATAAATACTTGGCTATCGCTCCTCCTATCATCAAG caaaGCACAATCGTGTGCCACAACCGCGTGGATCCCAACGGGTCCCGTTACTTGCTTGGGGACATGGAAGGCCGCCTCTTCATGCTGCTCCTGGAGAAGGAGGAACAAATGGATGGCACCGTCACCCTGAAGGACCTGCGCGTGGAACTGCTGGGCGAG ACATCCATTGCAGAGTGTTTGACCTACCTGGACAACGGCGTTGTGTTTGTGGGTTCTCGTCTTGGAGATTCCCAGCTTGTTAAG CTCAACGTGGACAGCAACGAGCAGGGCTCCTACGTGGTGGCTATGGAGACCTTCACCAACCTGGGTCCCATCGTTGACATGTGCGTGGTGGATCTGGAAAGACAAGGCCAGGGGCAG ctggtcACATGCTCGGGGGCGTTCAAAGAGGGTTCCCTGAGGATCATCCGGAATGGCATTGGGATTCACGAGCACGCCAGCATTGACCTGCCAGGGATCAAAG GCTTGTGGCCCTTGAGGTCGGATTCTCACCGTGAGACGGACAATATGTTGGTGTTGTCCTTTGTTGGCCAGACCAG gGTCTTGATGTTAAATGGAGAAGAAGTAGAAGAGACGGAGCTCACGGGCTTTGTGGACGATCAGCAGACCTTCTTCTGCGGCAACGTGGCACATCAGCAATTGATCCAG ATCACCTCCGCCTCTGTGAGACTGGTGAGCCAGGAGCCCAAAGCCCTGGTGAGCGAGTGGAAAGAGCCCAACGGAAAGAACATCAGCGTGGCCTCCTGTAACAGTAACCAGGTCGTGGTGGCTGTGGGACGGGCCCTGTACTACCTGGAGATCCGACCCCAGGAGCTCAGACAGATCAG CTGCACTGAGATGGAGCACGAAGTTGCCTGCTTGGACATCACCCCCCTGGGGGACACGAACGGCATGTCCCCGCTTTGTGCCATCGGGCTCTGGACCGACATCTCCGCCCGCATCCTAAAGCTGCCGTCGTTCGAGCTGCTGCACAAGGAGATGCTGGGAGGAG aaATCATCCCTCGCTCCATCCTGATGACGACCTTTGAGAGCAGCCACTATCTCCTCTGCGCCCTGGGGGACGGAGCGCTCTTCTACTTCGGGCTTAGCCTTGAGACAG GCCTGCTGAGCGACCGCAAGAAGGTGACCCTTGGCACCCAGCCCACCGTCCTGAGGACTTTCCGCTCTCTGTCCACCACCAACGTCTTTGCCTGCTCTGACCGCCCCACCGTCATCTACAGCAGCAACCACAAGCTGGTCTTCTCCAACGTCAACCTGAAGGAAGTCAACTACATGTGTCCGCTCAACTCGGATGGGTATCCTGACAG CTTGGCCTTGGCCAATAACAGCACCTTGACAATTGGCACCATTGATGAGATCCAGAAGCTGCACATCCGCACGGTTCCCCTCTACGAATCGCCCAG GAAGATCTGCTACCAGGAGGTATCGCAGTGTTTCGGTGTTCTCTCGAGTCGCATCGAGGTGCAGGACGCCAGCGGTGGCACCACGGCGCTCAGACCCAGCGCCAGCACCCAG GCCTTGTCCAGCAGCGTGAGCACCAGCAAGCTGTTCTCCAGCAGCACAGCGCCCCATGAGACGTCCTTCggagaggaggtggaggtgcACAACCTGCTCATCATAGATCAGCACACCTTTGAAG TGCTTCATGCTCACCAGTTTCTGCAGAACGAATATGCCCTCAGCCTGGTCTCCTGCAAGCTTGGCAAGGACCCCAACACCTACTTCATTGTGGGCACTGCCATGGTCTATCCCGAGGAGGCAGAGCCTAAACAGGGTCGAATCGTTGTCTTCCACTACTCAGACG ggaagctgcagagccTGGCTGAGAAGGAGGTCAAGGGGGCCGTGTATTCCATGGTGGAGTTCAACGGGAAGCTGTTAGCCAGCATCAACAGCACG GTGCGCTTGTACGAGTGGACGGCCGAGAAAGAGCTCCGCACGGAGTGCAACCATTACAATAACATCATGGCGCTCTACCTGAAGACCAAGGGAGACTTCATCCTGGTGGGAGATCTGATGCGCTCTGTCCTCCTCCTTGCGTACAAGCCCATGGAAGGAAACTTTGAGGAG ATTGCCCGAGACTTCAATCCAAACTGGATGAGTGCCGTGGAGATCCTGGACGACGACAACTTCTTGGGAGCAGAGAACGCTTTCAATTTGTTCGTGTGCCAGAAGGACAG TGCGGCCACCACCGACGAGGAGCGCCAGCATTTGCAGGAGGTGGGATTGTCCCACCTGGGAGAGTTCGTTAACGTCTTCTGCCACGGGTCTCTGGTCATGCAGAACCTGGGGGAGACCTCCACACCGACACAGGGCTCGGTTCTCTTCGGCACTGTCAACGGCATGATCG GACTGGTGACCTCGCTGTCGGAGAGCTGGTACAACCTCCTGCTGGACATGCAGAACAGGCTCAATAAAGTCATCAAGAGCGTGGGCAAGATCGAGCATTCCTT CTGGAGATCCTTTCACACCGAACGCAAGACGGAACCGGCGACGGGATTCATCGATGGGGACCTGATCGAAAGCTTCCTGGACATCAGCAGGCCCAAGATGCAGGAGGTGGTGGCGAACTTACAG ATCGATGACGGCAGCGGCATGAAGAGAGAAGCCACCGTGGATGACCTGATAAAGATTGTGGAGGAGCTGACCCGGATCCATTAG